TACATATCAGACAAATTTGAAAATTACCAGATAGAATGTTGTTGGATTTTTTGTTCCAATCAAAAAATGAAAAAAAATTATTTGAGATTCTGAATTTGTTTGACTATTCCATTCATCTCAAATAGGATTTTTTTCTGCTCTATGATGTTTCTAGACTCCAAGAATTGTTTTTGCAGTTCAGAAAGTGAGTCTTTGAGATTAGTTATTAGAGCAGGCTTTGGTTCAATTACAGTTCTTGTTATAGGAACAGATTGTCCTGAATCAGTTTTCACCTTTGATATTTTTGCAGCACACCCATAGCATGGTGATTCAATATCATTTTCAAATCTGGGCAATTTTCCGTTGACATCAAAGTGTGATTGAATGTCTTTTTGTGCAAGATTATGCTTTATGTTAAGTTCCCGTACAATATTTTGCATTTCAACTTTTGGCATCTTTGCAAACTTGACATATTGTTTCATGGCATCAGAAAATGTCCCTCCCTGTGCAATAACAGAATCCCGTGCATCTCTTGCGATGATTATTTTTGCTTGTATGTAATCAAACTGATCCCAAAATATTTCATGATTGGTTGCGTTAAGATTTGAAACATATTTTGCAAATGCATTTCTGGGAGTAAACTCTTCATAGGTTTTTTCCATTATCTGTATTTCCTGTCGTAGTGATTCTTGTGCAGTTATTCGTTGTTGATCAATGAGTTTTTGTTGTACTTTACGCTTGTTTTCAATCTCTTTTTCTTGTAAGAATTGTTTTTTTGATAATTCTATTTTTGCAAGAATGTCTTGTGCAACAGGATTGTTTTGTATTTCATCACCATTGATTTGCTTAAAATCTGGCTGTGCAAAGGCGTTAGTGCTAAAAACAGACATCACAATCACAGAAGCAATAATTGTGGCATGCAATAATTTTGTCATTGTACACGAATATGAAAAAATGCTTAAGAGGAATACGTAGAAATCATCAGATTAAATCATACTGATTGTTTTAATACAAGCATAAAATATTTTGAAAAATCAGAGTTGCAAAAATATTCTAACTAGAAGACATCTGGATTCAAGTCCAATTACACATCTTGATCAAAAACAAGTTCATATAACAAATTTCATTTTAGACGCAAGACATCAAACTAGTAGGTTTTAGGAATATCTATCTACTTGTATGAGTCAGACTTCTTGTATTTTTGATTTTACTTTTTGTATGACTTCATCAGGAATGTCTGTCATGTTATGCTCATTTTTAGCGTGTTCTGATATTTTTTTAAATAATCCACTTTCATCGTCTGCAGTAGCGGACCATCCACAACCTTCTACGACGTCACCACAAGCAAATTTTTTTGCCATACTAGTTCAACAGTTACAAAGTAATTATGTATTACGAGTCAACCAGTCCTCAAAAGGGTCTTAATGTTTTAGTTCAAAGCCCTTCAATTTCAGATTTTATTGGTTTTGATAGTATCTGAGGTAATTGATGTTTTGTTTGATTTCAATTACATAACCAATCATTCATTAGAACATTTTGGAACCTTTCTTCACATTTCTGCAATGGCGGGAATTGCACTATTCTTCGGGGGCAGGTTTGTTCATGCACAAAAAACTAGGACAAAATTTTACAATTGAAATGAACAAGTTCAGACAGTTCTTTTATATCATAAATTTTTTCCCAAAGTATGAAAATAGGAATTAAATTAATAATATTATTTTTAATTGTTGCACTTATTCCAATTTTGACCCTTAGCGTAATTCACTACCAAAATACAGAAAAACAAATTATAGACCAGACATTTCAAAGACTTAACACTTCAGCAATTCTCATAGAATCTCAAATTCAATCAGAAATAGAAAATCACCTTCTTGCATTAGATATGTTTTCAACTAGAGTTTTGTTAAGAACGTCTCTAGAATCGCATAACAATTTTGAAAATCAGAAAGATGCAGACATCATGAATCTCATCATAGATGATGCATTATTACCAAATAGCAATCTAGATGCAATATACATTACAAACAACGAAAACAAGATTGTGTCCTCAACAGAAAGAGCAGTAATTGGAA
Above is a window of Nitrosopumilus sp. K4 DNA encoding:
- a CDS encoding DUF1059 domain-containing protein produces the protein MAKKFACGDVVEGCGWSATADDESGLFKKISEHAKNEHNMTDIPDEVIQKVKSKIQEV